The genomic segment GCGATGTTCAGGTCATCCAGGAACGTCGTGTGCTTGTCGAAGACACCATCGCCGTCGGTGTCTTCATGGATCGAAATCTTGTCGATTCCTTTGACGCCGTGCGGTGGTGGTTCGGGCACTTTGTCGTAGACGGCTCGCCACCACTGGTCTTTACTCAACATGGTCAGTCCCGCCGGTTCGGGGTACTGCAAGTATTGCATGACCCACAGTCGCCCGCGTTCGTCGAAATTCATGAATAGCGGTTGTGAGACAATCGGCTCGGCCAGCACGAGATCGATCTGCAGGTCTTCTGGGCACTTGATGTGGTCCATGGATTCCCGCGGTGACAGGGCGGTCTGCTGGGCTTCCCGGCGAATTACCGTCGCGAATTTGCTGACCTCCGGCGCTTTCCCCACTTTGGAGAAGGGCGACAGTTTGAGGTCGGTCAGACGTTGCGCCGCGGGTTCGGCCCACGTGAGATCATCGCCCGAACGAAACGCCCATGCCCCTTCGAGTGCGATCGCGTCGCCACCTGCGATCAGTTGCGGTGGCCCGCCGGCAAACCCACTCGCCCCCTCGGGGACCACCTCGCGGATTGCGATGGAATTCCGTTGACCCGGTTTCAGGATCGTGTCCGGGATCACATAGCGATGCTGATTCTCGCCACCACCGACGTACTTGGGCGGCAGTGAACCGCTGACACCGACTTTGGTCCCATTGACGAAGCTCTCACTTGCGCCGAGCAGTTTCTCGACATACAAGAACGCGCCGCGCCCCTTCCACGCCTCGGGCACCTCCACTTCGCAGTAGTACCATCCTGTGGTCGGTTCTTTGCTCGGCTTATCGGTCGGTTTTGTGGTTCCTGGAACGGTCGCCGTTGTCCAGGATTTTGAAACGGCTGGGGCAGGCTCTGCGTTTGAGGTGACCCCTGGCGGGACCGCGACCAAGGGGCGATCTGCCGGAGGAACTTCCAGTCCCGCCGCCCAATGCAATCCGTTCAGCAATAGACGCTGGAACACGGGCTGTTTGAAGTCGTCGGGGTGTCCCATCGAAGAATAGAATGTGCGGCCGCCGTCCTTCCGTTGGAAGGTCCAGGCAAACGGTTCCTGTTGAACGCGGCCTTCGATGCGACCTCGCATTAGTTCCGTTGCGGCAGGGTCGAGAGGAAACGTCTTATACAGCGTTCCACCAGTGGTGAATTCGCCCGAGATCCCCGTCAGGATCGGATGGCCGACACCCGGCAGCGTCCAGACGATTCCTTTTGTCTCACCCGCGGTGTGGCCCTGATAGTTCCCACCGAGCACGTCACGATCGATCTCTGGCCATGCATCAAACCCTTCGGGCGGCTCTGCGTTCCGGAAAGAAAACGCATGGCTTGCCGTGCGGATTCCCACCACCGGCTTTCCATCGGCCACATGCTTCCGGATCAGGTTCAATTGCGATGGCGGCAAGACTCGTCGGCGGGCACTAATCAGCAGCACATCCGCTTCGCGGACGACCTCGATCCCTGGCAGATCGCGCTTCACGTGGTCCTTGTTTGCCGAGTCAAACACGAAGCTGGTCTTGAAAGATGGGCCCAGAAACGCCCGGGCGAATTCGGGTAGCGTCACTTCCGTCTTGTATTCATCTTCTGCCGCGATGATGACGACGTGCGGCCGTTTGTCATCATCGAATTTGAACGGGGTGCCGCCCAGGAAATCGCTGCTGGTCATCGAAGGGCACCAGTATTTTTCAATATGCTCGACGACCAGATCGTTGCCGGTGAAGTGGCTGACGAAAGGATTCATCGCCGGGTTGTACATCGTGTCGGTCATGTCGCGCATCAGGGCGACGTTCATCCCCTGATAGCTCAATTGCCGAATCGCAAAGGGCCGGCCGAGCACGCACATATTGGTGTGTACGCCCATCACGATCACATTCCGAATCCCACGACTTTTCATCAACCGATAGGCTTCGTCCGAATCGGTGATCGCGTCTTGCTCGTGAATTTTCAGAGTCTCGATCTGCCGCGACCAGGCCCGCGTGTTTTTCTTCAGAGTGGTTTCACAATCACACCCGCCATCGGAGTCATCAATTGGCAGGACCGGTTCTTTGTTCGCATCGATCCGACACCACTTTTCCAAGGGGCGTTTAGTCTCGACCGTCGGTGCCGCTTGAGCGAGTTTGCGCTGCGGAGTGTCTTTGTAGAACTCCATCGTGTCGCTGGGGCAATGAATGATGAGGACACCCTTCGACCGAGCCGCCTTTAAGACCTCGTTCATCCGCGGGGCCATTTCCGCGACGCGGGCGGTTGCATTGGGACACCAGTGCTTGTCCCACATGTCGCAAACCACGATGGCGGTCTGGTCTGCCTGCCATGTCGTCTCGGTCGTGATTGCCTGCCAGCGATTGGCTCCGGGTGCCACTTCCGTCCGCGTCCGCAGGTTCAGCGTCAGCGGACTCGCTTCCGCTGCGATCAGTTGCGATATGTCGCCGAGAATCGCGCCCACAGACCCGCAGAGCACCACCACAAAGACACACCAACGCATAGCGATCTCCGACAACGAATGATCTCTCACAAAACCGCGACCGGCTCCGAGTGTCCGTCGACCGAACCTGAGGCATACGGCTGATCGAAGTCGGTCGGGCGTCTCCGCTGAGTGTCGGAAACGTGATGACTTGAATCACTCAAAGCCGCTGCGACTCCCATTCCGTCGACTGCCAGACCGACCGCGAGGTACCGCTCAGCCCTTTCAGGAGAATCCTCAGGGCAGGGCACATCCAGAAGTGTGATCACCCCCGAAAGGAATTGCCAGCAAAGCCACTGTCAGCGTACACCAGTCAGGCTTTGGAGAGTTCGAAAATAAGGTACCGCTCGCATCAGGTTGGAGCTTGAAGCGGCAGGCGAGGTTGTCGCATTACAAAGTCAGAGTAGTGCAGTTATCTACTCTGACTTCCAGTAGAATTGGTCGAGCGTCAAATGGACCTAACGACCGCAAAAATCCTACTCCGCAGGCGGGCTTGAAGACGCCGCCAGGGAAATTCCAGTAATTAACCTTCGAACTACGAGATTGATTCCTTGGATCTCACTCCCTTCTTGCACACGGATGAATTCTATTCCATCCAGAATGGCGGCGATCTCAAATTCTCGTTGTCGATCTCGATTCTGATTTGGGGAGTTCAAATGGTGCTTCTCGTCGTATTCAATCGCGAGCCGTAGAGAGGGAATGTAGAAATCGATTCGATATTGACCTACGGGATATTGCCTCTGAATCTGGCACAGTCCGTCGAACACTCCGAAGAGCAATTCCTCGAAATGGCGTTCCTTGACGGGATGGACGAGAAAATGCGATTTCGTTACACCAAGAAAATTTGCTGTTTCGATAAGCCAGGTGTGCTCTGACCATCGTCTGCTGCGTATCGCGATTTGGTGCGAAACATCGAGCCCAAAGTGAACTACCCTCCTGCGAATCCGACGGCTGCCCTCCGTTTTCTCGATATCGAATTGGCGCTTAAGTTCAGGCGTTACGGCGATAGCCGACGTGTGCTCATTGATCGTTTTGATTGACGATTCAAACAATACAGCCAGTTCGAATTGTGATATCCAGATGTCATTTTCGAAGATGACGAGGTTGACCGACTTTCCATTCGGGCAGGTGCCAACGATGTGTTTAATGGCCATGGATTTGTTCGAGAAATCGTGCTAGCGCACGTGACGATTTCGACCACTGTTTTGCAGCATCGTTGGTAACGTCAAAGAACTCGATTGCACGAGTTTCCTCGGCCGCATCGAGACGGCGACTGAGGAAACACCGAACTGCGGATCGCACGTAATGCATATTGCATTGCCGCTGATGACGGTCTTTTGCGTTCAGTCCGAACCAATGCGCCAAGAGTTGCGGAACTACTGCAACAAAACTTTGACGTTCGAACCGACGGCCATTTTGGGCCAGAGTTTGCCGGCGGGTTCGATCTTGGTCTGCAGGACTGTCTCGGTCGTCCCGGCCACCGGAACGGTTTGCGGTGGAATGCCTGTGATGACCCCGCTACGTCGATCATTTGTCGGGAAGATCAACGTCACCTTGCTGCCCTGGCGAGCCTGGGCGGTGGCGTGTGACGGGATCTGAGCCACGACGTGGGGCTGTTGATCGTCGAGGATTTCGACCAGCGTGCTGCTCGCGTTGACGCGATCACCTTCCTGCAATTTGATCTCACCGATCGTGCCGTAGCTGGGGCTGGTGATGGTGAGTTCTTTGACTTGCGCTTCGAGCGCCGTCAGTTCTTCTTTTGCACTATTGAAGCGGGTTTCGGCCACATCGACGCCTGACGATGCGCGAATCTTGCCGTTCAAATCCTGATCGAGCTCTTCCAGCTTCTTCAGTCGTTGTTCGCACAGTGCGACCTGAGTGCCGATCGCTTCGACAGCGGCGGCCGCGGCGTCTTCTCGTAGCATCGCCTGCAGCCGACGATCATCAGGCTGAGTCAGGCTGGCCGAGATTGGGCGGAAAGGATGATCGGTTTCGGCCAGCAGG from the Schlesneria paludicola DSM 18645 genome contains:
- a CDS encoding DUF559 domain-containing protein, with amino-acid sequence MAIKHIVGTCPNGKSVNLVIFENDIWISQFELAVLFESSIKTINEHTSAIAVTPELKRQFDIEKTEGSRRIRRRVVHFGLDVSHQIAIRSRRWSEHTWLIETANFLGVTKSHFLVHPVKERHFEELLFGVFDGLCQIQRQYPVGQYRIDFYIPSLRLAIEYDEKHHLNSPNQNRDRQREFEIAAILDGIEFIRVQEGSEIQGINLVVRRLITGISLAASSSPPAE
- a CDS encoding HlyD family secretion protein: MMSDDTTPVPATMQPTPWRRVGLFVCLAASAGTGLGLLLEYTGQKTFPGSIEARRTVVTASRAARIQEVSVKTGQSVAVGDPLIQLIDTQLEDRLNRKRRDLAELEAEVARSKAIAEVELSWRRRELQSEIFETQLKVAALSQEKLNKQVEQIAWKERLSAGDSGIGPLLAETDHPFRPISASLTQPDDRRLQAMLREDAAAAAVEAIGTQVALCEQRLKKLEELDQDLNGKIRASSGVDVAETRFNSAKEELTALEAQVKELTITSPSYGTIGEIKLQEGDRVNASSTLVEILDDQQPHVVAQIPSHATAQARQGSKVTLIFPTNDRRSGVITGIPPQTVPVAGTTETVLQTKIEPAGKLWPKMAVGSNVKVLLQ